A single Lactuca sativa cultivar Salinas chromosome 8, Lsat_Salinas_v11, whole genome shotgun sequence DNA region contains:
- the LOC111885604 gene encoding protein FAR1-RELATED SEQUENCE 6-like — protein sequence MEKAYYAEFGDVISFDATFRTNKYRMVFVPFTAIDHHKKSVIVGSGLLVNESIESYSWFLKAFFKTHGKEPTLVLTYQDAAIKQAVENISDDLFTNIDFRKRFSKLVWDINMKPDVFEVKWGLLMNEFNLEDTRWFKDMFTIRDSWIPRYFSDIPMCGLMKTTSRSESMNSFFNTYSESGNLLLNFMMNYDTAIQKQRNTQRELDKVEMKAEEKEINCSCEHFKCMSVLCRHAFTIMMRCGVKEIPKRYFLKRWRKDVISRNYRFSSVQSDSSDCENVKLVNDSYYSFESCLDIVRDDKKRLTLFAEKQQMLLKEFEIDYISPGLKSKTDGEVVCKLLGVTIPILEEINIHVPEVQSNKGSGIKKRIPSTGEVAYENSKKEHRMCSGCGKRVPHNLRTCPERVGAAKSAKDS from the exons ATGGAGAAGGCATATTATGCTGAATTTGGTGATGTTATCTCGTTTGATGCGACTTTCCGAACAAACAA GTACCGAATGGTTTTTGTTCCGTTTACTGCTATTGACCATCATAAAAAATCGGTTATTGTTGGATCTGGGTTGCTAGTCAATGaaagcattgagtcttactcttgGTTTCTTAAAGCATTTTTTAAAACTCATGGGAAAGAACCAACACTTGTTTTAACTTATCAAGATGCTGCAATAAAACAAGCTGTTGAGAAT ATATCAGATGATTTGTTTACAAACATAGACTTTAGAAAAAGGTTTTCGAAGCTTGTTTGGGACATTAATATGAAACCTGATGTTTTTGAGGTGAAGTGGGGTTTGCTTATGAATGAATTCAATCTTGAAGACACAAGATGGTTTAAAGACATGTTTACAATACGTGATTCATGGATACCTAGATATTTTAGTGATATTCCAATGTGTGGTTTGATGAAGACTACATCAAGGTCAGAGAGTATGAATTCATTCTTTAATACATATTCAGAAAGTGGGAACTTACTTTTGAATTTCATGATGAATTACGACACTGCCATTCAAAAGCAAAGGAATACTCAACGAGAGCTTGATAAG GTTGAAATGAAAGCTGAAGAGAAAGAAATAAATTGCAGTTGTGAACATTTTAAGTGTATGAGTGTTTTATGCAGACATGCTTTTACAATAATGATGAGATGTGGTGTTAAAGAAATTCCTAAAAGGTACTTTTTAAAGAGATGGAGAAAGGATGTGATATCAAGAAATTATCGTTTTAGTTCTGTTCAATCCGATTCAAGTGATTGTGAGAATGTAAAGCTAGTCAATGATTCTTATTATAGTTTTGAATCATGTTTGGATATTGTAAGAGATGACAAAAAGAGATTGACTTTGTTTGCTGAGAAACAACAAATGTTGTTGAAGGAATTTGAGATTGATTATATTTCTCCTGGATTGAAAAGCAAGACAGATGGTGAAGTAGTATGCAAGCTTTTGGGTGTTACTATTCCTATTCTAGAAGAGATTAATATTCATGTTCCTGAAGTTCAAAGCAATAAAGGTTCTGGAATCAAGAAAAGAATTCCAAGTACAGGTGAAGTAGCATATGAAAATTCTAAAAAAGAACACAGGATGTGTTCAGGATGTGGAAAGCGAGTTCCACACAATTTACGTACTTGTCCAGAAAGAGTTGGAGCTGCTAAATCAGCAAAAGACAGTTAG